From the Deinococcus multiflagellatus genome, the window ATGGACGGCAGTCCGTATGAAAGGCCACAGGACCCGCACAGACTTCCCAAGTCGGAGGTGCCCCATGATCGCCATTCGCCGTGATTCTGCCGCCGCCCTCACTGGAGAGGTGCTCAGCAGCGATGAGCGCTGCCTGCCCCCAGGACAGGCGGTGGCCCTCAGCGTACGCACTCTGGGGGGCAAAACCTGCCTGAAGGTGCAGGGCCATCCCGTGACGCTGGTTCCCAAGACGCATTCAGACCAGCCCCTGACAGTCGAACTCAGCTGAGAACCTCGACGTTGACCTTGAGATCAACCGAGCGAAGCGGGTCTCGAAAAAAGGACGTTGCCCCTCATAGTGCGACTGTTCGGTGCTCTCCCGAAAAGGCTACACACCCGGCACAACGTCTGACCGCGGGCCTGGGCTAAGTCACTCGCTGTTGATCTTGAGATCAACCGAGCGGGCTGGAACAGCTGCGCCGCAGAGCGAGAGGCGAAAAAAGTATCTCGCACCGAGAATGGAAACGTTTCGGCGCTCTTCTGAAACGTTGAAATGGAAGGGGCGAGGTCCTTAGCGGCCGACGCGCTTGGGCCAGTTGGTGGTGCGGCTCTGGCGCCAGAACCCCACAAAGGCGTCCACCTGTTCCAGAAATGCCTGAAAGCTGTTGGATTTGACCATGTACGAACTGGCGTGGAAGGTGTAAGCCCGCTCGATGTCATCGGGCTGTGAAGAGGTGGAGAGCATGACCACCGGAATGCAGCGCAGACGCGCGTCGTCCTTCATGGCCTGCAGCACCTCAAAGCCGGACATGCCCGGCATATTGACGTCCAGAATCACCACGTCCGGCAACTCGGGCTGTCGGCGCAGGGTGTCCAGCGCCTCGGGGCCGCTGCGGCAGGTGTCCACCTGCATCTCGCTGGCGTGCTCGGCAAAGACCTCCTGGGCCAGCAGCAGGTCGGCCGGGTTGTCGTCCACCAGCAGCACATGAAAAGGACGGTTCATCGCTGCCGGGCACGCGAGGCGGGGCGAACCCGGCGGGCGCCAGGGCAGGGGAGAGGGGCAGTCATTGCCGCACTATACGCACTGGGCCGGGCGCTGCGGCGGGGGCCCCCGAATGGTGGGCGCCAAGTTTGCAGCCCCGCCCAGAGGTCCAGAGACCCCGTGCCCGGCGGGCCATCCGCTATGCTCGGGCCAGCCACCATTGACTCTGCCTGGGGGGCGGCGCCGTGCCCCCAGGTGTTCCTCTTCCCCGCCTCTCCCTGCCCCCGTCCTGCGGACGACTGGAGCGTTTGCCCTGGCCCCCCACGCGCTGCCCCTTTCCACCTTGAATGCCCTGAGCCCGGAAGACTTCGCCGCCCACTTTGCGGGCGTGCTGGAACATTCGCCGCACTACGCCGCGCAGGTGGCGGCGGGGCGGCCGTACCGCAGTGCTGAAGCCGTCGCCCAGGCCTTTGCCCAGGCGGCCCAGGCCGGTTCTCCAGAGGCCCAACTGGCCCTGATCCGCGCGCACCCCGATCTGGCCGGCAAGGCCGCGCTGGCCGGCGACCTGACCCCCGAAAGCACCCGCGAGCAGGCGAGCGCGGGCCTGGACCGCCTGAGCCCGGACGAATACGCCGAGTTCCAGGCGCTGAACGCCGCGTACCACGCGCGCTTTGCCATGCCCTACGTGGTGTGCGTGCGCGAACACACCAAGGCCAGCATTTTCGAGGGGGCCCGGCGCCGCCTGACCCACAGCCCCGAACAGGAACGGGCGGCGGCCCTGCATGAGATTGGCCGCATTGCCCGCCTGCGGGTGCTGGACCTGATTCAGCCCGGCGGCGCGCCGGCCCCCACCTCACAGGAGGAACCTGCCATGACGGTGAAGGTCAAGCTGGGCGAGAACAATTACGGCAAGGCCGATGTGCGGCTGTTCAAGGTGTTCCGGGACGGGCCGCGCCACGACATCAAGGATATGCAGGTGCGCGTGGCGGTCACCGGTGACTTTGACGCCGCCCATACCGATGGTGACAACACCGGGCTGGTCGCCACCGACACCATGCGCAACACCGTTTACGCCCTGGCCCGCGACGGGCTGACGGGCAGCATTGAGGCCTTTGGCAAGCATCTGATCACACATTTTGTGACCCAGGGGCCCCGGGTGCAGGGCGCGCGCGTGACCTTTACCCAGCACACCTGGGCGCGCATGGTCAGCGGCGGGCAGCCCCACGACCACGCCTTCGTGCGCCAGATGCCCAAGCACACGGCCACGGTCTGGGGCGACGGACAGACCTTCACGGTGGAAAGCGGTCTGGAAGAGCTGTACATCCTGAAAACCACGCAGAGCGGCTGGGCTGGCTTTCACCGGGACGCCTACACCACGCTGCCCGACACCGAGGACCGCATTCTGGCCACGGTGGTGAGTGCCCGCTGGACCTACGCCGTGGCCGACTGCGACTACGACGCCGTGTGGACGGCCGTGTACGAGGCGCTGCTGGACACCTTTCCCGACCACTACTCGCCCAGCATGCAGCACACCCTGTACCGGATTGGCGAGGCGGTGCTAACCCGCTGCCCCGAGATTGAGCGCATCCACTTTTCCTTTCCCAACCGCCACCACATCCTGTATCCGCTGGAACGCTACGGCCTGGACAACCCCGGCACCATCTTTCACGCCGACGCCGAGCCCTACGGCGTGATTGAGGGCTGGGTGGAGCGCGCGTGAGCGGCGCGGGGCTCAGCACCCATGTGCTGGACACCGCGCGGGGCCGCCCGGCCGCGGGCATTGGGGTGCAGCTGTTTCGCGTGGGCCAGGACCGTGAACTGCTGCGCGAGGCCGTGACCAACGCCGATGGCCGCACCGACGAGCCCCTGATCGCGCGCGGCGCCCTGAAGGTCGGCACCTACGAACTGGTCTTTGCTGTGGCCCCCTATTTCGCCGACCTGACGGGGGACGCGCCGCCCTTTCTGGACGTGGTGACCCTGCGCTTTACCGTGGCCGACGCAGGCGCGCACTACCACGTGCCGCTGCTGGTGTCGCCGTGGGCCTACAGCACGTACCGGGGCAGTTAAGTAGCTCGCTGTTGATCAACCGAGCGGAGCGAGAAGCGAAAAAAGTGCCTCGCCCCGAGAATGGAAACATTTCTGCGCTTTTCTGAAATGTTGGAATGAGAGGGGCGAGGTACTTAGCCCTGGAGGGAGGTCGAGGTGTGGAGGCGCCGAGCCGTCGAGAAGAACCCACCTCGACAGCTGGACTCCTCGACGGCTCGACCTGCTTTGATTCTGCGCCCTCGACCTGTCCCGGAGTTCTGCCCCAACCCCTACCGCCCTGCCAGCAACGTGTTCCCCACCGCCCGCCGCAGGCCCTGAATATCGAAGCCGCTGTGGCGGGTGGGGTGCACGCGGTTGGTGAGCAGCACCCAGGCGAGGCCGTGGCCAGGGTCCACCCACAGCCCGGTGCCGGTAAAGCCGGTGTGGCCCACCGCCTGCGGGCTGCACAGGCTTCCGCCGCTCCAGCCGGGGCAGGCGTGCACAAAGGCCAGGGTGCGTTCGGGAACCTGGGGCTGCAGGGCCAGGGCCTGCGCCGCCGGAGAAAGCCAGCCGCCGCGCAGCAGCCCTTCGGCCTGCCCCAGCACGCCGCTCAGCGTGCCAAACAGCCCCGCGTGCCCGGCCACGCCGCCCAGGGCCGCCGCGTTCTCGTCGTGGGTTTCGCCGCGCAGCAACCGCTCTCGCCACAGGCACTGCTCGGTGGCCACGGTGCGGGCGGGGTCCGGCGTGAAGGCGAGACCCGGGTCCAGCGCAAAGGCGCGCAGCGGGTGGCCCCGCAACCGCTCCAGCACGCGGCCCAGCAGCACGTACCCCAGGTCCGAGTACAGCACGGGCCCGGCCTCACCCACCGGCCAGGGTTCCTGCAGAAAGCGGGCGCGGATGGTCGCCGCGTCGCCCCAGGTGTACAGCTTGGTCCAGGGCCCCAGGCCCGCCGTATGCGTCAGCAGCTGGCGCAGCGTGCGGGTGCGCAGCGGCGTGTCCTGCATCCAGGCGAGGTCCGGCAGGTGGCGGCCCAGGGGGTCGTCCAGATCCAGCAGCCCCTCTTCGGCGGCGCGCAGTACCTCGCGGGCGGTCAGCAGCGGCTTGGTCAGGCTGGCGAGGTCCCACCAGCTGTCTTCGGGCAGGGGCTCGGGCCGCGGCTCGCGCTGGGCCAGCCCCAGCACGGCTGTCTGGCGCTGCCCGGCCCGGTCCACCACGCCCAGCGCCGCGCCCGACGGGCCCCCGGGCGCCTGCACCGCCGCCGCCAGCAGAGCGTGCGTGCGCGCTGGAATCAGGGGCGCCATTCAGGCTTCTCCCAGGGCCGCGCGGGCGTGGCCCCCGGCGGCCTCCAGGCGACGCTGCGCCTCAGGGACACCCACCCCCAGGCGCAGGCAGACCACGGCCAGTTTCACCTGCCCGCCTGCCTCCTGCAGGGCGGCGCGGGCGGCCGTCTCACTCGCCCCGGTGGCGTGCATCACCAGGCGCAGCGCGCGGCCTTCGAGCTTGGCGTTGCCCGCGCGCAGGTCCACCATCAGGTTGCCGTACACCTTGCCCAGGCGCACCATCAGCGTGCTGGACAGGGTATTGAGCGCGATTTTCTGGGCGGTGCCGGCTTTCAGGCGGGTGGAGCCGCTGATCAGTTCCGGGCCGGTGTCCAGCAGCACCGGGCAATCGGTGAGGGCCAGCAAAGGTGTATCTGGGTTGTTGCTCAGGCCGACCGTCAGGGCGCCCAGGCGCTGCGCCTCACGCACCGCCCCCAGCACCCAGGGCGTGGTGCCGCTGGCCGCCACAGCGATCAGCACGTCGTCCGGGGTGGGCGCCAGGGCATGCAGGGCCTGGGCGCCCGCCGCCTCATCGTCCTCGGCACCTTCGGCCGCGTGGCGAATGGCCCGCTCGCCCCCGGCGATCACGGCCAGGGCGCGTTCGGGCGGCCAGGAGAAGGTGGGCGGTAACTCAGAGGCGTCCAGCACCCCCAGGCGCCCACTGGTGCCGGCCCCGGCGTACAGCAGCCGCCCGCCGCGTTCCAGGCGGGGCAGGGCGGCGTCGGCGGCGCGGGCCAGCTGGGGCGCGGCCTGCCGGGCGGCCTGCACCGCGACCTCGTGGTCGCTGGTGAGGGTCTGGGCCAG encodes:
- the uraH gene encoding hydroxyisourate hydrolase is translated as MSGAGLSTHVLDTARGRPAAGIGVQLFRVGQDRELLREAVTNADGRTDEPLIARGALKVGTYELVFAVAPYFADLTGDAPPFLDVVTLRFTVADAGAHYHVPLLVSPWAYSTYRGS
- a CDS encoding response regulator, translating into MNRPFHVLLVDDNPADLLLAQEVFAEHASEMQVDTCRSGPEALDTLRRQPELPDVVILDVNMPGMSGFEVLQAMKDDARLRCIPVVMLSTSSQPDDIERAYTFHASSYMVKSNSFQAFLEQVDAFVGFWRQSRTTNWPKRVGR
- a CDS encoding serine hydrolase domain-containing protein: MAPLIPARTHALLAAAVQAPGGPSGAALGVVDRAGQRQTAVLGLAQREPRPEPLPEDSWWDLASLTKPLLTAREVLRAAEEGLLDLDDPLGRHLPDLAWMQDTPLRTRTLRQLLTHTAGLGPWTKLYTWGDAATIRARFLQEPWPVGEAGPVLYSDLGYVLLGRVLERLRGHPLRAFALDPGLAFTPDPARTVATEQCLWRERLLRGETHDENAAALGGVAGHAGLFGTLSGVLGQAEGLLRGGWLSPAAQALALQPQVPERTLAFVHACPGWSGGSLCSPQAVGHTGFTGTGLWVDPGHGLAWVLLTNRVHPTRHSGFDIQGLRRAVGNTLLAGR
- the pucL gene encoding factor-independent urate hydroxylase; protein product: MNALSPEDFAAHFAGVLEHSPHYAAQVAAGRPYRSAEAVAQAFAQAAQAGSPEAQLALIRAHPDLAGKAALAGDLTPESTREQASAGLDRLSPDEYAEFQALNAAYHARFAMPYVVCVREHTKASIFEGARRRLTHSPEQERAAALHEIGRIARLRVLDLIQPGGAPAPTSQEEPAMTVKVKLGENNYGKADVRLFKVFRDGPRHDIKDMQVRVAVTGDFDAAHTDGDNTGLVATDTMRNTVYALARDGLTGSIEAFGKHLITHFVTQGPRVQGARVTFTQHTWARMVSGGQPHDHAFVRQMPKHTATVWGDGQTFTVESGLEELYILKTTQSGWAGFHRDAYTTLPDTEDRILATVVSARWTYAVADCDYDAVWTAVYEALLDTFPDHYSPSMQHTLYRIGEAVLTRCPEIERIHFSFPNRHHILYPLERYGLDNPGTIFHADAEPYGVIEGWVERA
- the murQ gene encoding N-acetylmuramic acid 6-phosphate etherase; protein product: MTEPAQPLRPDARRTEGVHPAHTNLDTLSTLELAQTLTSDHEVAVQAARQAAPQLARAADAALPRLERGGRLLYAGAGTSGRLGVLDASELPPTFSWPPERALAVIAGGERAIRHAAEGAEDDEAAGAQALHALAPTPDDVLIAVAASGTTPWVLGAVREAQRLGALTVGLSNNPDTPLLALTDCPVLLDTGPELISGSTRLKAGTAQKIALNTLSSTLMVRLGKVYGNLMVDLRAGNAKLEGRALRLVMHATGASETAARAALQEAGGQVKLAVVCLRLGVGVPEAQRRLEAAGGHARAALGEA